In a genomic window of Wyeomyia smithii strain HCP4-BCI-WySm-NY-G18 chromosome 1, ASM2978416v1, whole genome shotgun sequence:
- the LOC129730817 gene encoding uncharacterized protein LOC129730817, which produces MTEQNGDTSGEQNFTNTTSEYRSTTSESTILPYYELHVPPSLLKKSPSKIEFRLVPKATKPKRASTLHRNIYTRAQCSGSCGSSRPAVKEHQAKPNVRRSLKRVFFKFNQKCCPAAEPNCPQDDEVSPQFENMEIYYFDHGRPEFYRTTDCPPHLVTEALAQSTHHHATKFWAEIFGTINIGATFVISFWLQLYRFLLYGILRAIFVGFLQITADYLLKPLLAVMFNGLIQPPIVFVHNILTALGDMLEPVAKLLGSFIQPFSRLIGSLRFIENKTIHKKIIKKRRFDV; this is translated from the coding sequence ATGACCGAGCAAAACGGAGATACCAGTGGAGAGCAGAATTTTACCAACACCACCAGCGAGTACCGTTCGACAACCTCGGAATCGACGATCCTTCCATACTACGAGCTACATGTACCGCCCAGTCTGCTGAAGAAATCCCCCAGCAAGATCGAATTCCGACTGGTTCCCAAAGCGACAAAACCCAAACGAGCTTCAACACTGCACCGGAACATCTACACTCGAGCCCAGTGCAGTGGTTCTTGCGGCTCGTCACGTCCTGCAGTCAAGGAGCACCAGGCGAAACCCAACGTTCGGAGAAGTCTTAAACGAGTGTTCTTTAAATTTAATCAAAAGTGCTGCCCTGCGGCGGAGCCCAATTGCCCTCAGGATGATGAAGTTAGTCCACAGTTCGAAAATATGGAAATCTACTATTTCGACCATGGCAGGCCGGAGTTCTACCGTACCACTGATTGTCCGCCACATTTGGTCACGGAAGCTCTCGCTCAGTCGACGCACCATCATGCCACCAAATTTTGGGCCGAAATTTTCGGCACCATTAACATTGGAGCAACGTTCGTCATTAGTTTCTGGCTGCAGCTGTATCGGTTTCTGCTGTATGGCATTCTGCGAGCAATTTTTGTAGGCTTTCTACAGATCACTGCCGATTATCTACTGAAACCACTACTGGCGGTAATGTTTAACGGCTTGATACAACCGCCGATAGTTTTCGTGCATAATATATTGACTGCCTTGGGTGACATGCTGGAACCCGTAGCGAAGTTATTAGGAAGTTTCATTCAACCCTTTTCAAGATTAATTGGATCGCTGCGTTTCATCGAAAATAAAACcatacataaaaaaatcatcaaaaagcGACGATTCGACGTGTAA